In Rosa chinensis cultivar Old Blush chromosome 1, RchiOBHm-V2, whole genome shotgun sequence, a genomic segment contains:
- the LOC112182374 gene encoding glucan endo-1,3-beta-glucosidase isoform X1, which produces MTTKFLLTLLLFHLSTTAYSIGVNYGTLGDNLPPPSQVANFLKTQTIIDAVKIFDMNPDIIKAFANSGISLTVTLPNGDIPTLTKPRAARRWVQQNIKPFHPATRIRYICVGTEVLHWGDDAQKSNLVAAMRTLNHALSVEGIKDIKISTPHSLGIMLASEPPSQGRFRPELTQILTPMLRFLRETKSPLMVNPYPYFGWTPQNENYALFKQSVVDPITKLTYNSMFDGLMDSIYSAAKVLGFPDVNILVGETGWPSACEFPVCSMQHAADYNGNLIKHVESGQGTPLMPNRKFETYIFALFNENQKPGPQAEKNWGLFYPNLTPVYNAGVMRNQQGADGSIPNPKPGKPATPTMPGKPATPAPGKPSNGGKVWCIAKPGVTNQALQQNLDYACSQPGVDCGPIQPGGACFSSDIRSQASYAMNAYYQKNGHNNLSCDFSQTGLVTSINPSHGPCTYTPVHR; this is translated from the exons ATGACGACAAagttcctcctcacccttctcCTCTTCCATCTCTCCACCACGGCCTACTCCATCGGTGTCAACTATGGCACGCTCGGAGACAACCTCCCGCCACCTTCTCAAGTCGCGAATTTCCTCAAGACCCAAACCATCATCGACGCAGTGAAAATCTTCGATATGAACCCGGACATCATCAAAGCCTTCGCCAACTCGGGCATCTCATTGACAGTCACGCTCCCCAACGGGGACATCCCCACCCTCACAAAGCCCCGCGCAGCTCGCCGGTGGGTCCAGCAGAACATCAAGCCCTTCCACCCGGCCACCAGAATACGTTACATCTGCGTTGGCACCGAGGTTCTTCACTGGGGAGATGATGCCCAAAAGTCCAACCTAGTCGCGGCCATGAGAACCCTCAACCATGCCCTAAGTGTTGAGGGAATCAAGGACATTAAGATTTCAACGCCACACTCTCTAGGCATCATGCTGGCGTCTGAGCCCCCAAGTCAGGGACGATTCAGACCGGAGCTGACGCAAATTTTGACACCCATGCTCCGATTCTTGCGAGAAACCAAGTCCCCTCTCATGGTGAATCCGTACCCTTACTTCGGGTGGACCCCGCAAAACGAAAACTATGCACTGTTCAAGCAGTCAGTGGTGGATCCGATCACAAAGCTAACATACAACAGTATGTTCGACGGCTTGATGGACTCCATTTACTCGGCGGCAAAGGTGCTAGGGTTCCCTGATGTCAATATACTTGTGGGAGAGACCGGTTGGCCTTCGGCTTGTGAATTCCCGGTTTGCTCGATGCAACATGCCGCGGATTATAATGGTAACCTGATCAAGCACGTGGAGTCGGGTCAGGGCACACCTTTGATGCCGAACCGAAAGTTCGAGACCTATATCTTTGCCTTGTTTAATGAGAACCAAAAACCTGGTCCGCAAGCTGAGAAGAACTGGGGTCTGTTCTACCCTAATTTGACTCCGGTTTACAACGCTGGAGTTATGCGCAATCAACAG GGTGCGGATGGATCAATACCTAATCCAAAACCGGGTAAACCAGCCACACCAACAATGCCGGGTAAACCAGCCACACCAGCCCCAGGCAAACCAAGTAATGGAGGCAAAGTATGGTGCATAGCAAAGCCAGGTGTTACCAACCAGGCCTTGCAGCAAAACTTAGACTACGCGTGCAGCCAGCCGGGTGTGGATTGCGGCCCTATACAACCAGGAGGTGCTTGCTTTTCCAGCGATATCCGCTCCCAGGCATCCTATGCTATGAATGCTTATTATCAGAAAAACGGCCACAATAATTTGAGTTGTGATTTCTCGCAAACCGGACTCGTCACCAGCATCAACCCAA GCCATGGCCCGTGTACATACACGCCAGTCCATCGATGA